Proteins encoded by one window of Nicotiana tabacum cultivar K326 chromosome 10, ASM71507v2, whole genome shotgun sequence:
- the LOC107804047 gene encoding alpha carbonic anhydrase 1, chloroplastic, translating to MAAVGGILVWVVNICAILLLNLFSTASGDALRINFGYTGPIGPNNWGRLNPTFSACSTGKSQSPINIDSANLVINKNLKPLIMQYNHSEVATLVDNGYNVGIKYGENAGTLVVDGKTYNLKQMHWHSPSEHRLDGIQYAAELHLVHFAEDNSIAVLATLFHIGHPDPLMTKLQNKLNELARDVASQKETQIQLGSIDTHEIRKHTHKYYSYTGSLTTPPCSENVSWHILGKVRSISREQVEALRAPLDSRCKRNARPVQPLNGRQIQMYEVQANVN from the exons GTGATGCTTTGAGAATCAATTTTGGTTACACAGGCCCAATAGGCCCAAATAATTGGGGAAGGTTGAACCCAACATTTTCGGCCTGCTCAACTGGCAAATCTCAGTCCCCAATAAATATTGACAGTGCTAATCTTGTTATTAACAAAAATTTGAAGCCCTTGATTATGCAATATAATCATTCTGAAGTTGCTACTTTGGTTGATAATGGCTATAATGTTGGG ATAAAATATGGGGAAAATGCAGGAACTTTGGTTGTGGATGGTAAAACTTACAACTTGAAGCAAATGCACTGGCATTCTCCTTCCGAACACCGACTTGATGGGATTCA ATATGCTGCGGAGCTTCATCTAGTTCATTTTGCTGAAGATAATAGTATAGCAGTATTGGCAACCCTCTTCCATATTGGCCATCCTGATCCCCTAATGACCAAG CTTCAAAACAAACTGAATGAGCTGGCAAGGGACGTGGCATCACAGAAAGAAACACAGATTCAGCTGGGAAGTATAGACACACATGAAATAAGgaaacacacacacaaatattACTCATATACTGGTTCTTTAACTACTCCTCCATGCTCTGAAAATGTCTCTTGGCACATCCTTGGCAAG GTGAGATCAATATCAAGAGAGCAAGTAGAAGCTTTGAGAGCTCCATTGGATTCGAGGTGCAAGAGAAATGCAAGACCAGTACAGCCCTTGAATGGAAGGCAAATTCAGATGTATGAAGTCCAAGCAaatgttaattag